A genome region from Trachemys scripta elegans isolate TJP31775 chromosome 2, CAS_Tse_1.0, whole genome shotgun sequence includes the following:
- the MC5R gene encoding melanocortin receptor 5, with amino-acid sequence MNSSYQLHIPELNLSTFGINFTVPTVKNKSSPCEQVVIAVEVFLILGIISLLENILVICAIVKNKNLHSPMYFFVCSLAVADMLVSVSNAWETITIYLINNRHLIMEDAFVQHIDNVFDSMICISVVASMCSLLAIAVDRYVTIFYALRYHNIMTVKRSGLIIACIWTFCTGCGIIFILYYESTYVIICLITMFFTMLFLMVSLYIHMFLLARTHVKRIAALPGYNSVHQRTSMKGAITLTMLLGIFIVCWAPFFLHLILMISCPQNLYCVCFMSHFNMYLILIMCNSVIDPLIYAFRSQEMRKTFKEIICCYSLRTACGLSSKY; translated from the coding sequence ATGAACTCCTCCTACCAGCTACACATTCCAGAACTTAACTTGAGTACTTTTGGCATCAACTTTACGGTGCCTACTGTCAAGAACAAGTCATCACCATGTGAGCAAGTGGTCATAGCAGTGGAGGTGTTTCTAATCCTGGGCATTATAAGCCTCCTTGAAAATATCTTGGTCATCTGTGCAATAGTTAAGAACAAGAACTTGCACTCACCTATGTATTTCTTTGTGTGCAGTTTAGCAGTAGCTGACATGCTGGTCAGTGTTTCTAATGCTTGGGAGACCATAACGATATATTTAATAAACAATAGGCATCTAATTATGGAAGATGCTTTTGTACAACATATAGACAATGTTTTTGATTCAATGATCTGCATATCTGTGGTGGCTTCCATGTGCAGTTTGCTGGCTATAGCAGTAGACAGGTATGTCACAATTTTCTACGCCCTGCGTTATCACAACATCATGACAGTGAAAAGATCAGGGCTAATCATTGCATGCATATGGACATTTTGCACTGGCTGTGGCATTATCTTCATTCTTTATTATGAATCAACTTACGTTATCATTTGTCTCATCACAATGTTTTTCACCATGTTATTCCTCATGGTCTCtctgtacatacatatgttccTCCTGGCTCGTACTCATGTCAAGAGAATAGCTGCTTTGCCTGGATACAATTCTGTTCATCAAAGGACCAGCATGAAGGGGGCTATCACTCTGACCATGCTACTAGGCATCTTCATTGTTTGTTGGGCTCCGTTTTTTCTCCACCTCATCCTGATGATTTCTTGCCCTCAGAACCTCTACTGTGTTTGCTTTATGTCTCACTTCAACATGTACCTCATCCTCATCATGTGTAACTCAGTGATTGATCCCTTGATCTATGCCTTTCGTAGCCAGGAAATGCGGAAGACCTTCAAGGAGATTATTTGTTGCTATAGCCTGAGAACGGCCTGTGGGTTGTCGAGCAAGTATtag